atttctttctttaaagGTTTGTTATCAGTTATTGGCATGAACTCCTGCACCGAGGTGGTCTATCGTCCCGAAGAGTTCTCTTTTGAATTAAGAATGCgtgttaataataatgtttggTTTAAACGCAAAGTATCGGGTCAGAATCCTCCACCATTTTGTTTTAGACCTCCCCGTTTTGGTTTCGCCCAGGCCTGTATACAATTTCATGATATTTGGTTTATTGGCCGTAATATGCATGTTTGTATGGGTATGTCGGGCTCATTCCAGGGCTTTGAATTGTTTGAGAggtaagatttaaaaaatatttcgaaaagaacattttaatgcaatttttgtttcactttttattagaaattttgatTGCCTGTTATTTGGCGATAAGggcattaaaattgttaaacctGAACAGGGTTATCCAGTGCGCCCCACCGATGTCGAAATTGACGAGGGTGATGATGATATAGAAGACTATGATGAAAATGTTGTGAGAAGGAAGCGTCATTCAGTGAGAAGACTTTAAGAGGGGAGAAAATACAACTAGTTTGGAGAAGATCCGGGAATTCTGAATGTTATtcataaattcttatttattagtatttatttatttatttatttatttatttatttatttattcaatcatCTTTGTTTTAATTCGATTTATTCATGCCattcttctattttttttaataatttaaataaattttaattaacatttttatcatCATCAAAGTGCAGTTGATATGATAAGcataaactaaaactagaattaaattagaacttaactagaactgaactagaactgaactagaactgaactagaactgaactagaactgaactagaactgaactagaactgaactagaactgaactagaacNNNNNNNNNNNNNNNNNNNNNNNNNNNNNNNNNNNNNNNNNNNNNNNNNNNNNNNNNNNNNNNNNNNNNNNNNNNNNNNNNNNNNNNNNNNNNNNNNNNNgaactagaacagaattagaacagaactagaacagaactagaacagaactagaacagaactagaacagaactagaacagaactaaaacagaactagaacagaactagaaatataTTAGATCTGCACTAGCGTCTCATTTTTTCTTTCACAAAGTagtaattatcttttttttctcaatcaaatttaaaacttccCCAAATTAGCTCTTCGTTATCCTTCCGAttcattgtttatttattcaagTATAAAAAATCAACTTAATATTATTTCATCATCATAACTCAAGTGCTATCAACTAAAAAtccagaaaaaaacaatttaatttatctttttatacatattagcTCTTTTTGAATACCTCTAAAGTACTTTAAGCCTTTATTTGTATGGGCTTGTATTTTCAAAGGGcttgtattttcaaaataaagacctttgaataaaaaaatcccTACCATAAAATGCATCAGTCATGCCAGAGAAAGTCAAGCCAACCATTCatttttatcaaacatttttgcATTCACAATAATGAATGCATATATGCAGCATGTGCATTTGTTTAAGTCACATGAATATGGAATCCTTCCAAACAAAATGTAATGCTGCTCTTATTTAGATCCTGTTTCATAACAACGatgcagtctatagtataaaaaGGAATGAAAAATAAGAACACTGCACGTAGTTACAAACATGTTGTGATTTAGGTTTTTATGCGAATTGCATGCATTTCATACAACATTTCCTTGTTTGCATCCTGTTGAATTTTCAATGCACTCTTAGGGATCCCTTCATTGAAGGATATGAAGATGTTGCGGATGATGTTGGCATAACATATACATTACAAGTGTTAAAGTGGTGCACTTGTTTAGCCTTAATGGATTAAATAATGGTACTTCAGTTGTAATATGCACTGCATATTTTCACACATTAACACATAAAGGATATGTTAAggtgtttaaatgaaaaaacattCTAAGTACAGAATAATaggtatttatacataattgAGGCAACAAGTGGTGCTAGCACCTACCATTGcaatacatacttacttacgtACTTTAAACGGAAGGTGCAACGAAAGGACTAAGCACACAATAATTATaaggaaataatttaaaaaaaaaaaaaaatttgtcttaTGGTGCGATTTTGTCTAGCTAATTTTAGTTCATTCGTAGTtatgttttaattcagttctagttcagttctagttcagt
The window above is part of the Lucilia cuprina isolate Lc7/37 chromosome 6, ASM2204524v1, whole genome shotgun sequence genome. Proteins encoded here:
- the LOC111690100 gene encoding uncharacterized protein LOC111690100, giving the protein HANKHIPSINHFSVYEDPSAPSEDIAYEATKQLALLNHRLNLLRLEEEARQIKLPNITFNSLISRIPCTCDKGVCKCCAGLLSVIGMNSCTEVVYRPEEFSFELRMRVNNNVWFKRKVSGQNPPPFCFRPPRFGFAQACIQFHDIWFIGRNMHVCMGMSGSFQGFELFERNFDCLLFGDKGIKIVKPEQGYPVRPTDVEIDEGDDDIEDYDENVVRRKRHSVRRL